The proteins below are encoded in one region of Erinaceus europaeus chromosome 15, mEriEur2.1, whole genome shotgun sequence:
- the ATXN2L gene encoding ataxin-2-like protein isoform X11 has product MLKPQPPQQPSQPQQPLPAQQAVARRPPGGTSPPNGGLPGSLASAPAPPGPPAAVSSCLGPAAAAGSGLRRGAEGILPPQHQERPGTAAVGSARGQSTGKGPPQSPVFEGVYNNSRMLHFLTAVVGSTCDVKVKNGTTYEGIFKTLSSKFELAVDAVHRKALEPAAGPRREDIVDTMVFKPNDVLLVHFRNVDFNYATKDKFTDSAIAMNSKVNGEHKEKVLQRWEGGDSNSDDYDLESDMSNGWDPNEMFKFNEENYGVKTTYDSSLSSYTVPLEKDNSEEFRQRELRAAQLAREIESSPQYRLRIAMENDDGRTEEEKHSAVQRQGSGRESPSLASREGKYIPLPQRVREGPRGGVRCSSSRGGRPGLSSLPPRGPHHLDNSSPGPGSEARGINGGPSRMSPKAQRPLRGAKTLPSPSTRPSGETSVPPSPAAFPFLPVGRMYPPRSPKSAAPAPISASCPEPPIGSAVPTSSSSIPVTSSVVDPGVGSLSPASPKISLAPTDVKELPTKEPGRTLESQELSRIAGKVPGLQNEQKRFQLEELRKFGAQFKLQPSSSPESSLDPFPPRILKEEAKGKEKEVDGLLTSEPMGSPVSSKTESVSDKEDKPPLPPAGGTEGPEQPPPPCPSQTGSPPVGLIKGDDKDEGPVAEQVKKSTLNPNAKEFNPTKPLLSVNKSTSTPTSPGPRTHSTPSIPVLTAGQSGLYSPQYISYIPQIHMGPAVQAPQMYPYPVSNSVPGQQGKYRGAKGSLPPQRSDQHQPASAPPMMQAAAAAGPPLVAATPYSSYIPYNPQQFPGQPAMMQPMAHYPSQPVFAPMLQSSPRMLTSGSHPQAIVSSSTPQYPSAEQPTPQALYATVHQSYPHHATQLHAHQPQPATTPTGSQPQSQHAAPSPVQHQAGQAPHLGSGQPQQNLYHPGALTGTPPSLPPGPSAQSPQSSFPQPAAVYAIHAHQQLPHGFTNMAHVTQAHVQTGITAAPPPHPGAPHPPQVMLLHPPQSHGGPPQGAVPQSGVPALSASTPSPYPYIGHPQVQSHPSQQLPFHPPGN; this is encoded by the exons ATGTTGAAGCCTCAGCCGCCACAGCAGCCCTCCCAGCCCCAGCAGCCGCTCCCCGCGCAACAGGCCGTGGCCCGCCGGCCTCCCGGGGGCACCAGCCCTCCCAACGGCGGCCTGCCGGGGTCGCTGGCCTCCGCTCCGGCTCCCCCGGGGCCTCCTGCGGCCGTTTCCTCCTGCCTCGGgcctgccgccgccgccgggaGCGGGCTCCGCCGCGGGGCCGAGGGCATCCTGCCGCCGCAGCACCAGGAGCGACCGGGGACCGCGGCCGTCGGCAGCGCCAG GGGACAAAGCACAGGAAAGGGACCCCCCCAGTCACCG GTGTTTGAGGGTGTGTACAACAACTCCAGAATGCTGCATTTCCTCACAGCTGTTGTG GGCTCCACTTGTGACGTGAAGGTGAAGAACGGCACCACCTATGAAGGCATCTTCAAGACTCTGAGCTCCAAG TTTGAACTAGCGGTGGACGCTGTGCACCGGAAGGCGCTTGAGCCGGCGGCTGGCCCTCGTCGCGAAGACATTGTGGATACCATGGTGTTTAAGCCAAATGATGTTTTGCTTGTCCACTTCCGAAATGTTGACTTCAATTATGCCACGAAAG ACAAGTTCACTGATTCAGCCATTGCCATGAACTCAAAGGTGAATGGCGAGCACAAAGAGAAGGTGCTTCAGCGCTGGGAAGGAGGCGACAGTAACAGCGATGACTATGACCTGGAGTCTGACATG TCCAATGGATGGGACCCCAATGAAATGTTCAAGTTCAACGAGGAGAACTATGGTGTGAAGACCACCTATGATAGCAGCCTCTCTTCTTACAC GGTGCCGTTAGAGAAAGACAACTCAGAAGAGTTTCGCCAGCGGGAGCTGCGTGCCGCCCAGTTGGCTCGAGAGATTGAGTCGAGCCCCCAGTACCGCTTGCGCATCGCCATGGAGAACGATGACGGGCGCACGGAGGAAGAGAAGCACAGCGCGGTCCAGCGCCAGGGGTCTGGGCGGGAGAGCCCCAGCCTGGCGTCCAG GGAGGGAAAGTATATTCCTCTACCCCAGCGAGTTCGGGAAGGTCCCCGGGGAGGAGTTCGATGCAGTAGTTCTCGGGGCGGCCGGCCTGGCCTTAGCTCTTTGCCACCTCGTGGCCCTCACCATCTTGACAACAGTAGCCCTGGCCCAGGTTCTGAGGCACGTGGTATCAATGGAG GCCCTTCCCGCATGTCCCCTAAGGCACAGCGGCCCCTGAGAGGTGCCAAGACTCTGCCTTCACCCAGCACCAGGCCTTCTGGAGAAACCTCTGTTCCTCCATCGCCTGCAG CTTTCCCTTTTCTTCCAGTGGGCCGGATGTACCCCCCACGTTCTCCCAAGTCTGCTGCCCCTGCCCCAATTTCTGCTTCCTGCCCTGAGCCTCCCATCGGCTCTGCAGTACCAACCTCTTCATCTTCCATCCCTGTGACGTCGTCGGTTGTGGATCCTGGAGTGGGCTCCCTCTCCCCAGCTTCTCCAAAGATCTCTCTGGCTCCCACAGATG TAAAAGAACTTCCGACCAAGGAACCTGGGAGAACTCTGGAGTCCCAGGAGTTGTCCCGAATAGCTGGAAAAG TTCCCGGTCTGCAGAACGAACAGAAACGCTTTCAACTGGAAGAACTGAGGAAGTTCGGAGCTCAGTTTAAG CTTCAGCCCAGTAGCTCCCCTGAGAGCAGCCTGGACCCCTTTCCTCCTCGGATCTTAAAGGAGGAGgccaaagggaaggagaaggaggtggatgGTCTATTGACATCAGAGCCCATGGGCTCCCCAGTCTCCTCGAAGACAGAGTCCGTATCGGATAAGGAGGATAAACCTCCCCTGCCTCCAGCAGGAGGCACTGAGGGGCCGGAGCAGCCCCCACCACCTTGCCCGAGCCAGACGGGCAGCCCTCCAGTGGGCCTCATCAAGGGAGATGACAAAGATGAGGGGCCTGTTGCAGA ACAAGTGAAGAAGTCAACATTGAACCCCAACGCCAAGGAGTTCAATCCCACAAAGCCTCTCCTCTCTGTG AATAAATCCACCAGTACCCCAACTTCTCCAGGACCCCGAACTCACTCAACACCCTCCATCCCGGTGCTGACAGCAGGCCAGAGTGGACTGTACAGTCCCCAGTACATCTCCTACATACCTCAGATTCACATGGGACCGGCTGTTCAG GCCCCTCAGATGTATCCATATCCTGTATCCAACTCAGTGCCTGGACAGCAGGGCAAGTACCGGGGAGCAAAAG GCTCCTTGCCTCCCCAGCGCTCGGACCAACACCAGCCAGCCTCAGCCCCTCCTATGATgcaggccgccgccgccgctggcCCCCCTCTGGTGGCCGCCACCCCCTACTCCTCATACATCCCCTACAACCCGCAGCAGTTCCCGGGCCAGCCCGCCATGATGCAGCCCATGGCCCATTACCCCTCGCAg CCGGTGTTTGCCCCCATGCTTCAAAGCAGCCCACGCATGCTGACTTCGGGGAGCCACCCCCAGGCCATTGTGTCATCCTCTACCCCCCAGTATCCTTCTGCAGAGCAGCCCACCCCCCAGGCCCTTTATG CCACTGTCCACCAGTCCTACCCACACCATGCCACGCAGCTCCATGCCCACCAGCCGCAGCCGGCCACCACGCCCACTGGAAGCCAGCCGCAGTCCCAGCATGCGGCCCCCAGTCCCGTCCAG CACCAGGCGGGGCAGGCCCCACACCTGGGCAGTGGACAGCCCCAGCAGAATCTGTACCACCCAGGGGCCCTGACAGGCACGCCGCCTTCTCTGCCACCGGGGCCTTCCGCCCAATCCCCTCAGAGCAGCTTTCCCCAGCCAGCCGCTGTGTATGCCATCCATGCCCATCAGCAGCTGCCTCACGGCTTCACCAACATGGCCCATGTCACCCAG gccCATGTCCAAACTGGAATCACAGCAGCCCCGCCCCCTcaccctggggctccccaccCGCCCCAGGTGATGCTgctgcacccaccccagagccatgGGGGCCCCCCCCAAGGCGCAGTGCCCCAGAGTGGGGTGCCTGCACTCTCAGCTTCCACACCCTCACCCTACCCCTACATCGGACACCCCCAAG TTCAATCTCATCCCTCCCAGCAGCTCCCCTTCCACCCCCCGGGGAACTGA
- the ATXN2L gene encoding ataxin-2-like protein isoform X14: protein MLKPQPPQQPSQPQQPLPAQQAVARRPPGGTSPPNGGLPGSLASAPAPPGPPAAVSSCLGPAAAAGSGLRRGAEGILPPQHQERPGTAAVGSARGQSTGKGPPQSPVFEGVYNNSRMLHFLTAVVGSTCDVKVKNGTTYEGIFKTLSSKFELAVDAVHRKALEPAAGPRREDIVDTMVFKPNDVLLVHFRNVDFNYATKDKFTDSAIAMNSKVNGEHKEKVLQRWEGGDSNSDDYDLESDMSNGWDPNEMFKFNEENYGVKTTYDSSLSSYTVPLEKDNSEEFRQRELRAAQLAREIESSPQYRLRIAMENDDGRTEEEKHSAVQRQGSGRESPSLASREGKYIPLPQRVREGPRGGVRCSSSRGGRPGLSSLPPRGPHHLDNSSPGPGSEARGINGGPSRMSPKAQRPLRGAKTLPSPSTRPSGETSVPPSPAVGRMYPPRSPKSAAPAPISASCPEPPIGSAVPTSSSSIPVTSSVVDPGVGSLSPASPKISLAPTDVKELPTKEPGRTLESQELSRIAGKVPGLQNEQKRFQLEELRKFGAQFKLQPSSSPESSLDPFPPRILKEEAKGKEKEVDGLLTSEPMGSPVSSKTESVSDKEDKPPLPPAGGTEGPEQPPPPCPSQTGSPPVGLIKGDDKDEGPVAEQVKKSTLNPNAKEFNPTKPLLSVNKSTSTPTSPGPRTHSTPSIPVLTAGQSGLYSPQYISYIPQIHMGPAVQAPQMYPYPVSNSVPGQQGKYRGAKGSLPPQRSDQHQPASAPPMMQAAAAAGPPLVAATPYSSYIPYNPQQFPGQPAMMQPMAHYPSQPVFAPMLQSSPRMLTSGSHPQAIVSSSTPQYPSAEQPTPQALYATVHQSYPHHATQLHAHQPQPATTPTGSQPQSQHAAPSPVQHQAGQAPHLGSGQPQQNLYHPGALTGTPPSLPPGPSAQSPQSSFPQPAAVYAIHAHQQLPHGFTNMAHVTQAHVQTGITAAPPPHPGAPHPPQVMLLHPPQSHGGPPQGAVPQSGVPALSASTPSPYPYIGHPQVQSHPSQQLPFHPPGN, encoded by the exons ATGTTGAAGCCTCAGCCGCCACAGCAGCCCTCCCAGCCCCAGCAGCCGCTCCCCGCGCAACAGGCCGTGGCCCGCCGGCCTCCCGGGGGCACCAGCCCTCCCAACGGCGGCCTGCCGGGGTCGCTGGCCTCCGCTCCGGCTCCCCCGGGGCCTCCTGCGGCCGTTTCCTCCTGCCTCGGgcctgccgccgccgccgggaGCGGGCTCCGCCGCGGGGCCGAGGGCATCCTGCCGCCGCAGCACCAGGAGCGACCGGGGACCGCGGCCGTCGGCAGCGCCAG GGGACAAAGCACAGGAAAGGGACCCCCCCAGTCACCG GTGTTTGAGGGTGTGTACAACAACTCCAGAATGCTGCATTTCCTCACAGCTGTTGTG GGCTCCACTTGTGACGTGAAGGTGAAGAACGGCACCACCTATGAAGGCATCTTCAAGACTCTGAGCTCCAAG TTTGAACTAGCGGTGGACGCTGTGCACCGGAAGGCGCTTGAGCCGGCGGCTGGCCCTCGTCGCGAAGACATTGTGGATACCATGGTGTTTAAGCCAAATGATGTTTTGCTTGTCCACTTCCGAAATGTTGACTTCAATTATGCCACGAAAG ACAAGTTCACTGATTCAGCCATTGCCATGAACTCAAAGGTGAATGGCGAGCACAAAGAGAAGGTGCTTCAGCGCTGGGAAGGAGGCGACAGTAACAGCGATGACTATGACCTGGAGTCTGACATG TCCAATGGATGGGACCCCAATGAAATGTTCAAGTTCAACGAGGAGAACTATGGTGTGAAGACCACCTATGATAGCAGCCTCTCTTCTTACAC GGTGCCGTTAGAGAAAGACAACTCAGAAGAGTTTCGCCAGCGGGAGCTGCGTGCCGCCCAGTTGGCTCGAGAGATTGAGTCGAGCCCCCAGTACCGCTTGCGCATCGCCATGGAGAACGATGACGGGCGCACGGAGGAAGAGAAGCACAGCGCGGTCCAGCGCCAGGGGTCTGGGCGGGAGAGCCCCAGCCTGGCGTCCAG GGAGGGAAAGTATATTCCTCTACCCCAGCGAGTTCGGGAAGGTCCCCGGGGAGGAGTTCGATGCAGTAGTTCTCGGGGCGGCCGGCCTGGCCTTAGCTCTTTGCCACCTCGTGGCCCTCACCATCTTGACAACAGTAGCCCTGGCCCAGGTTCTGAGGCACGTGGTATCAATGGAG GCCCTTCCCGCATGTCCCCTAAGGCACAGCGGCCCCTGAGAGGTGCCAAGACTCTGCCTTCACCCAGCACCAGGCCTTCTGGAGAAACCTCTGTTCCTCCATCGCCTGCAG TGGGCCGGATGTACCCCCCACGTTCTCCCAAGTCTGCTGCCCCTGCCCCAATTTCTGCTTCCTGCCCTGAGCCTCCCATCGGCTCTGCAGTACCAACCTCTTCATCTTCCATCCCTGTGACGTCGTCGGTTGTGGATCCTGGAGTGGGCTCCCTCTCCCCAGCTTCTCCAAAGATCTCTCTGGCTCCCACAGATG TAAAAGAACTTCCGACCAAGGAACCTGGGAGAACTCTGGAGTCCCAGGAGTTGTCCCGAATAGCTGGAAAAG TTCCCGGTCTGCAGAACGAACAGAAACGCTTTCAACTGGAAGAACTGAGGAAGTTCGGAGCTCAGTTTAAG CTTCAGCCCAGTAGCTCCCCTGAGAGCAGCCTGGACCCCTTTCCTCCTCGGATCTTAAAGGAGGAGgccaaagggaaggagaaggaggtggatgGTCTATTGACATCAGAGCCCATGGGCTCCCCAGTCTCCTCGAAGACAGAGTCCGTATCGGATAAGGAGGATAAACCTCCCCTGCCTCCAGCAGGAGGCACTGAGGGGCCGGAGCAGCCCCCACCACCTTGCCCGAGCCAGACGGGCAGCCCTCCAGTGGGCCTCATCAAGGGAGATGACAAAGATGAGGGGCCTGTTGCAGA ACAAGTGAAGAAGTCAACATTGAACCCCAACGCCAAGGAGTTCAATCCCACAAAGCCTCTCCTCTCTGTG AATAAATCCACCAGTACCCCAACTTCTCCAGGACCCCGAACTCACTCAACACCCTCCATCCCGGTGCTGACAGCAGGCCAGAGTGGACTGTACAGTCCCCAGTACATCTCCTACATACCTCAGATTCACATGGGACCGGCTGTTCAG GCCCCTCAGATGTATCCATATCCTGTATCCAACTCAGTGCCTGGACAGCAGGGCAAGTACCGGGGAGCAAAAG GCTCCTTGCCTCCCCAGCGCTCGGACCAACACCAGCCAGCCTCAGCCCCTCCTATGATgcaggccgccgccgccgctggcCCCCCTCTGGTGGCCGCCACCCCCTACTCCTCATACATCCCCTACAACCCGCAGCAGTTCCCGGGCCAGCCCGCCATGATGCAGCCCATGGCCCATTACCCCTCGCAg CCGGTGTTTGCCCCCATGCTTCAAAGCAGCCCACGCATGCTGACTTCGGGGAGCCACCCCCAGGCCATTGTGTCATCCTCTACCCCCCAGTATCCTTCTGCAGAGCAGCCCACCCCCCAGGCCCTTTATG CCACTGTCCACCAGTCCTACCCACACCATGCCACGCAGCTCCATGCCCACCAGCCGCAGCCGGCCACCACGCCCACTGGAAGCCAGCCGCAGTCCCAGCATGCGGCCCCCAGTCCCGTCCAG CACCAGGCGGGGCAGGCCCCACACCTGGGCAGTGGACAGCCCCAGCAGAATCTGTACCACCCAGGGGCCCTGACAGGCACGCCGCCTTCTCTGCCACCGGGGCCTTCCGCCCAATCCCCTCAGAGCAGCTTTCCCCAGCCAGCCGCTGTGTATGCCATCCATGCCCATCAGCAGCTGCCTCACGGCTTCACCAACATGGCCCATGTCACCCAG gccCATGTCCAAACTGGAATCACAGCAGCCCCGCCCCCTcaccctggggctccccaccCGCCCCAGGTGATGCTgctgcacccaccccagagccatgGGGGCCCCCCCCAAGGCGCAGTGCCCCAGAGTGGGGTGCCTGCACTCTCAGCTTCCACACCCTCACCCTACCCCTACATCGGACACCCCCAAG TTCAATCTCATCCCTCCCAGCAGCTCCCCTTCCACCCCCCGGGGAACTGA
- the ATXN2L gene encoding ataxin-2-like protein isoform X2, whose amino-acid sequence MLKPQPPQQPSQPQQPLPAQQAVARRPPGGTSPPNGGLPGSLASAPAPPGPPAAVSSCLGPAAAAGSGLRRGAEGILPPQHQERPGTAAVGSARGQSTGKGPPQSPVFEGVYNNSRMLHFLTAVVGSTCDVKVKNGTTYEGIFKTLSSKFELAVDAVHRKALEPAAGPRREDIVDTMVFKPNDVLLVHFRNVDFNYATKDKFTDSAIAMNSKVNGEHKEKVLQRWEGGDSNSDDYDLESDMSNGWDPNEMFKFNEENYGVKTTYDSSLSSYTVPLEKDNSEEFRQRELRAAQLAREIESSPQYRLRIAMENDDGRTEEEKHSAVQRQGSGRESPSLASREGKYIPLPQRVREGPRGGVRCSSSRGGRPGLSSLPPRGPHHLDNSSPGPGSEARGINGGPSRMSPKAQRPLRGAKTLPSPSTRPSGETSVPPSPAVGRMYPPRSPKSAAPAPISASCPEPPIGSAVPTSSSSIPVTSSVVDPGVGSLSPASPKISLAPTDVKELPTKEPGRTLESQELSRIAGKVPGLQNEQKRFQLEELRKFGAQFKLQPSSSPESSLDPFPPRILKEEAKGKEKEVDGLLTSEPMGSPVSSKTESVSDKEDKPPLPPAGGTEGPEQPPPPCPSQTGSPPVGLIKGDDKDEGPVAEQVKKSTLNPNAKEFNPTKPLLSVNKSTSTPTSPGPRTHSTPSIPVLTAGQSGLYSPQYISYIPQIHMGPAVQAPQMYPYPVSNSVPGQQGKYRGAKGSLPPQRSDQHQPASAPPMMQAAAAAGPPLVAATPYSSYIPYNPQQFPGQPAMMQPMAHYPSQPVFAPMLQSSPRMLTSGSHPQAIVSSSTPQYPSAEQPTPQALYATVHQSYPHHATQLHAHQPQPATTPTGSQPQSQHAAPSPVQHQAGQAPHLGSGQPQQNLYHPGALTGTPPSLPPGPSAQSPQSSFPQPAAVYAIHAHQQLPHGFTNMAHVTQAHVQTGITAAPPPHPGAPHPPQVMLLHPPQSHGGPPQGAVPQSGVPALSASTPSPYPYIGHPQGEQPGQAPGFPGGADDRILCRVGRSHSRRRQGLAPGSVLCFPPSSLSCDPAAPLPTASPALSDPDCLLT is encoded by the exons ATGTTGAAGCCTCAGCCGCCACAGCAGCCCTCCCAGCCCCAGCAGCCGCTCCCCGCGCAACAGGCCGTGGCCCGCCGGCCTCCCGGGGGCACCAGCCCTCCCAACGGCGGCCTGCCGGGGTCGCTGGCCTCCGCTCCGGCTCCCCCGGGGCCTCCTGCGGCCGTTTCCTCCTGCCTCGGgcctgccgccgccgccgggaGCGGGCTCCGCCGCGGGGCCGAGGGCATCCTGCCGCCGCAGCACCAGGAGCGACCGGGGACCGCGGCCGTCGGCAGCGCCAG GGGACAAAGCACAGGAAAGGGACCCCCCCAGTCACCG GTGTTTGAGGGTGTGTACAACAACTCCAGAATGCTGCATTTCCTCACAGCTGTTGTG GGCTCCACTTGTGACGTGAAGGTGAAGAACGGCACCACCTATGAAGGCATCTTCAAGACTCTGAGCTCCAAG TTTGAACTAGCGGTGGACGCTGTGCACCGGAAGGCGCTTGAGCCGGCGGCTGGCCCTCGTCGCGAAGACATTGTGGATACCATGGTGTTTAAGCCAAATGATGTTTTGCTTGTCCACTTCCGAAATGTTGACTTCAATTATGCCACGAAAG ACAAGTTCACTGATTCAGCCATTGCCATGAACTCAAAGGTGAATGGCGAGCACAAAGAGAAGGTGCTTCAGCGCTGGGAAGGAGGCGACAGTAACAGCGATGACTATGACCTGGAGTCTGACATG TCCAATGGATGGGACCCCAATGAAATGTTCAAGTTCAACGAGGAGAACTATGGTGTGAAGACCACCTATGATAGCAGCCTCTCTTCTTACAC GGTGCCGTTAGAGAAAGACAACTCAGAAGAGTTTCGCCAGCGGGAGCTGCGTGCCGCCCAGTTGGCTCGAGAGATTGAGTCGAGCCCCCAGTACCGCTTGCGCATCGCCATGGAGAACGATGACGGGCGCACGGAGGAAGAGAAGCACAGCGCGGTCCAGCGCCAGGGGTCTGGGCGGGAGAGCCCCAGCCTGGCGTCCAG GGAGGGAAAGTATATTCCTCTACCCCAGCGAGTTCGGGAAGGTCCCCGGGGAGGAGTTCGATGCAGTAGTTCTCGGGGCGGCCGGCCTGGCCTTAGCTCTTTGCCACCTCGTGGCCCTCACCATCTTGACAACAGTAGCCCTGGCCCAGGTTCTGAGGCACGTGGTATCAATGGAG GCCCTTCCCGCATGTCCCCTAAGGCACAGCGGCCCCTGAGAGGTGCCAAGACTCTGCCTTCACCCAGCACCAGGCCTTCTGGAGAAACCTCTGTTCCTCCATCGCCTGCAG TGGGCCGGATGTACCCCCCACGTTCTCCCAAGTCTGCTGCCCCTGCCCCAATTTCTGCTTCCTGCCCTGAGCCTCCCATCGGCTCTGCAGTACCAACCTCTTCATCTTCCATCCCTGTGACGTCGTCGGTTGTGGATCCTGGAGTGGGCTCCCTCTCCCCAGCTTCTCCAAAGATCTCTCTGGCTCCCACAGATG TAAAAGAACTTCCGACCAAGGAACCTGGGAGAACTCTGGAGTCCCAGGAGTTGTCCCGAATAGCTGGAAAAG TTCCCGGTCTGCAGAACGAACAGAAACGCTTTCAACTGGAAGAACTGAGGAAGTTCGGAGCTCAGTTTAAG CTTCAGCCCAGTAGCTCCCCTGAGAGCAGCCTGGACCCCTTTCCTCCTCGGATCTTAAAGGAGGAGgccaaagggaaggagaaggaggtggatgGTCTATTGACATCAGAGCCCATGGGCTCCCCAGTCTCCTCGAAGACAGAGTCCGTATCGGATAAGGAGGATAAACCTCCCCTGCCTCCAGCAGGAGGCACTGAGGGGCCGGAGCAGCCCCCACCACCTTGCCCGAGCCAGACGGGCAGCCCTCCAGTGGGCCTCATCAAGGGAGATGACAAAGATGAGGGGCCTGTTGCAGA ACAAGTGAAGAAGTCAACATTGAACCCCAACGCCAAGGAGTTCAATCCCACAAAGCCTCTCCTCTCTGTG AATAAATCCACCAGTACCCCAACTTCTCCAGGACCCCGAACTCACTCAACACCCTCCATCCCGGTGCTGACAGCAGGCCAGAGTGGACTGTACAGTCCCCAGTACATCTCCTACATACCTCAGATTCACATGGGACCGGCTGTTCAG GCCCCTCAGATGTATCCATATCCTGTATCCAACTCAGTGCCTGGACAGCAGGGCAAGTACCGGGGAGCAAAAG GCTCCTTGCCTCCCCAGCGCTCGGACCAACACCAGCCAGCCTCAGCCCCTCCTATGATgcaggccgccgccgccgctggcCCCCCTCTGGTGGCCGCCACCCCCTACTCCTCATACATCCCCTACAACCCGCAGCAGTTCCCGGGCCAGCCCGCCATGATGCAGCCCATGGCCCATTACCCCTCGCAg CCGGTGTTTGCCCCCATGCTTCAAAGCAGCCCACGCATGCTGACTTCGGGGAGCCACCCCCAGGCCATTGTGTCATCCTCTACCCCCCAGTATCCTTCTGCAGAGCAGCCCACCCCCCAGGCCCTTTATG CCACTGTCCACCAGTCCTACCCACACCATGCCACGCAGCTCCATGCCCACCAGCCGCAGCCGGCCACCACGCCCACTGGAAGCCAGCCGCAGTCCCAGCATGCGGCCCCCAGTCCCGTCCAG CACCAGGCGGGGCAGGCCCCACACCTGGGCAGTGGACAGCCCCAGCAGAATCTGTACCACCCAGGGGCCCTGACAGGCACGCCGCCTTCTCTGCCACCGGGGCCTTCCGCCCAATCCCCTCAGAGCAGCTTTCCCCAGCCAGCCGCTGTGTATGCCATCCATGCCCATCAGCAGCTGCCTCACGGCTTCACCAACATGGCCCATGTCACCCAG gccCATGTCCAAACTGGAATCACAGCAGCCCCGCCCCCTcaccctggggctccccaccCGCCCCAGGTGATGCTgctgcacccaccccagagccatgGGGGCCCCCCCCAAGGCGCAGTGCCCCAGAGTGGGGTGCCTGCACTCTCAGCTTCCACACCCTCACCCTACCCCTACATCGGACACCCCCAAGGTGAGCAGCCTGGCCAGGCGCCTGGATTTCCAGGAGGAGCCGATGACAGGATTC TATGTAGGGTGGGCAGAAGCCACAGTCGCCGCCGCCAGGGGCTTGCTCCTGGCTCTGTCCTTTGCTTCCCTCCGTCCTCGCTCAGTTGTGATCcagcagcccccctccccactgccTCCCCAGCTCTCAGTGACCCCGACTGTCTCCTGACTTAG